In Streptomyces sp. NBC_01426, one genomic interval encodes:
- a CDS encoding ATP-binding protein: protein MTVTEPSAPARQVMPAEERHAAELAFLAAHDTGPRPPGWALTPRAVVTFVCGSEGAELALPKRRAGLPTKLAIAPKFVGERALVERCVVTLAGERGLLLTGEPGTAKSMLSELLAAAVSGTSALTVQGTAGTTEDAFRYGWNYALLLAQGPTSQALVDSPVLAAMRSGRVVRVEEITRCLPEVQDALVSILSDRRVSVPELTSTEDAVVSAAPGFTVIATANLRDRGVSEMSAALKRRFNFETVAPIADADAEAALIRRQAVAAVQRAGAAFGVDDAVLDALVTVFRDLRSGRSAEGWDVERPGTVMSTAEAVQVAASLGVAAAYLPGGDVLDLLPGHLLGVVRKDDPADHGRLLGYWDGPVRRRAEDGSAMWRRLWDLRGSLR, encoded by the coding sequence ATGACCGTCACCGAACCGTCCGCCCCCGCCCGGCAGGTCATGCCCGCGGAGGAGCGCCACGCCGCCGAACTCGCCTTCCTGGCCGCACACGACACCGGGCCCCGCCCGCCCGGCTGGGCGCTCACCCCGCGCGCCGTCGTCACGTTCGTCTGCGGCAGCGAAGGCGCCGAACTGGCCCTGCCCAAGCGGCGCGCCGGTCTGCCGACCAAGCTGGCGATCGCGCCGAAGTTCGTCGGCGAACGCGCCCTCGTCGAACGCTGCGTGGTCACCCTCGCCGGCGAGCGGGGCCTGCTGCTCACCGGCGAGCCCGGCACCGCCAAGTCGATGCTGTCGGAGCTGCTCGCCGCCGCCGTGTCCGGTACCAGCGCCCTGACCGTGCAGGGCACGGCGGGCACCACCGAGGACGCCTTCCGGTACGGGTGGAACTACGCCCTGCTGCTGGCCCAGGGCCCCACCTCGCAGGCCCTGGTCGACTCCCCCGTGCTCGCCGCGATGCGCTCGGGCCGGGTGGTGCGGGTCGAGGAGATCACCCGCTGCCTGCCGGAGGTGCAGGACGCCCTGGTGTCGATCCTGTCCGACCGTCGGGTGAGCGTGCCCGAACTGACCTCGACCGAGGACGCGGTGGTGTCCGCCGCGCCCGGCTTCACGGTCATCGCCACCGCCAACCTCCGCGACCGGGGTGTCTCGGAGATGTCCGCCGCGCTGAAGCGACGGTTCAACTTCGAGACGGTCGCGCCGATCGCGGACGCCGATGCCGAGGCCGCGTTGATCCGGCGCCAGGCCGTCGCCGCGGTGCAGCGCGCCGGAGCCGCGTTCGGCGTGGACGACGCGGTGCTGGACGCCCTCGTCACCGTCTTCCGGGACCTGCGCTCGGGGCGCAGCGCCGAGGGCTGGGACGTGGAGCGGCCCGGCACGGTCATGTCCACCGCCGAGGCCGTGCAGGTGGCGGCCTCGCTGGGGGTGGCCGCGGCCTACCTGCCGGGCGGTGACGTCCTCGATCTGCTGCCGGGGCACCTGCTGGGCGTCGTGCGCAAGGACGACCCCGCCGACCACGGCCGGTTGCTGGGGTACTGGGACGGCCCGGTCCGCCGCCGCGCCGAGGACGGTTCGGCGATGTGGCGTCGGCTGTGGGACCTGCGCGGGAGCCTGCGGTGA
- a CDS encoding DNA-binding protein — protein MNTETTETGGARALLDAGAVLPADTTGAGDSAVELTARAYRHPALGDDRVVIRLAAAELGAAEDLAAGFLGLEPDGEPAVVGLGRRQALGFPEWVLVHHPEDGHRALAVVPELDRAARQAKTKPKAALDACLELAGRLAASVPHFLPVFHEQAARIFLAVENTTYAAQLFGKARASEAEFGLLVDEDRLDAVFLEFALAGALPVKVLTGYGKALALRVSPTEAFDRFRRLCVRRTAGGLPPSAQVAVELRRLARAAGLTGTEPEQDYLAELLPLPATLRAAAGWWRAHRPALLALARRVPSVRGTLLGLTPPSGGDAGAMAALWLELLVDSGATAGLSAADAPDEERCSDGTAGWLERFQTARYSGWGTPPALPNLLELVERSADRLRAELAAPERETGLRLGFEDVDLLDLVLSLDLPLADPDPENNRTLGLQAWGDHTARRELRALCADERFRPVMFRSLNELGSRATGRGAVRALALSPGSSALLADWVREVAASSTAAALPALPAAIRWLTWLPAEALALAPEDVARAAALDVGGILARTLRGGLFEELTWPAWETAVSELRPSAKARGGRRDRGLVVMDAWPRLIVANSTQVRVVDADSTVLTHDLRVPRGDHYRLGFHHVDGDLLVFWVSYGGAVEGYWLSAPNDVLTLDHPGSYWSIRNEQVTLPLPGGGRFTGHGVLHAGDTELPTERPVLSDGTSYWVWDSGSEPDAAGWHEYDPASGALGRRSQPAFLADALRGHPEGSSLPQHAGANWLRPTPTVEGSVFGAPVDGLLGWRVVHVPDRGWHGSDTAGRSVTAAGDRMPQGALSLPGADRLRVLSSDWRTLTLSDHDGVVTSQVSSDHDNPAYSTATVDLPPLPYWYCLRARDTEGSAALRTADAETCGALLKAAGAVADRDELPALVSAALPRITSPELIGGVVDKLRDALRQRAALDKVAAALNPTTAREPAPQVVRGPSDKLVAEALEGLVAGGHRRYGGDSDAAYRFLRELASVSADTDAREVPGRLHFDVPGLARTTLPWTELFLDGAAAVAYRAVVTGADDAQRAALCAMLEEVVALGLDSTEASAGRWLRVVVHLGRNHTTQPDGRERGKWHASVLPCGGGALLAITGEHGDSTDEGREFTALLHDPSGRLAVPQPYTARGNTPLGGRGRGAGWLAAFLAAAAEHGAAPWFTEAAEEFARLTGVSGPAARLVLAGLPDIDTWDRNFLPAELRAAIGVKAADSAYARDDLRNLDVEVRRELVAALLPAEPARLWSEGPDVAAAAEVWNRRVGRRTPVPDWLLVEATRAVGAGSSHGHRWSVHQALPALLDPTVAPELNTDVAWEVRENQIAPREPAAAPFTSAVLTRAIALSGWLAHRLPAGDPVRAVLPPALTALRQRLSAPGLLLGIDVYHNPAEFRKAAGTPTETGEGYERYGAVVLPGTGTHWSYPALRPALLDSTGSDPYLPALRGTEQQPFAVETALRLARDPGFARLLADPGAPAAGSVDKDGTWWPQDAGRSVPDLVAEASALYGLGADAAVLYLALLAMPDPTDRNTARWTGWKPARLTAARAELGATDLVVTASRSRAGRSLFLPGGWADIPSPTLPVELWKLPMYATASGRNPVLGVLVPTEPAADLYRRAWERVREGDTPRFEELKVKRTTRRRR, from the coding sequence GTGAACACCGAGACCACCGAAACCGGCGGGGCCCGGGCGCTGCTCGACGCGGGCGCCGTGCTGCCCGCCGACACCACCGGGGCGGGCGACTCCGCCGTAGAACTGACCGCGCGGGCCTACCGCCACCCGGCCCTCGGCGACGACCGGGTCGTGATCCGGCTCGCCGCGGCCGAACTGGGCGCCGCGGAGGACCTCGCCGCCGGATTCCTGGGCCTCGAACCCGACGGCGAACCGGCCGTGGTGGGCCTCGGCCGGCGTCAGGCCCTCGGCTTCCCCGAGTGGGTGCTGGTGCACCACCCCGAGGACGGGCACCGCGCGCTGGCCGTCGTACCGGAACTGGACCGGGCCGCCCGCCAGGCGAAGACGAAGCCGAAGGCCGCCCTCGACGCCTGCCTGGAGCTGGCCGGCCGGCTCGCGGCCTCCGTTCCGCACTTCCTGCCGGTCTTCCACGAGCAGGCCGCCCGGATCTTCCTGGCCGTCGAGAACACCACGTACGCCGCGCAGTTGTTCGGCAAGGCCCGCGCGAGCGAGGCCGAGTTCGGCCTGCTCGTGGACGAGGACCGGCTGGACGCCGTCTTCCTCGAATTCGCCCTGGCCGGCGCCCTGCCGGTGAAAGTGCTGACCGGATACGGCAAGGCGCTGGCGCTGCGGGTCTCCCCCACCGAGGCCTTCGACCGGTTCCGCCGGCTGTGCGTGCGCCGCACCGCGGGCGGGCTGCCGCCGTCCGCGCAGGTCGCCGTGGAGCTGCGCCGACTGGCCCGCGCCGCCGGTCTCACCGGCACCGAACCCGAGCAGGACTACCTCGCCGAGCTGTTGCCGCTGCCCGCCACCCTGCGGGCCGCCGCCGGCTGGTGGAGGGCCCACCGCCCGGCGTTGCTCGCGCTCGCCCGGCGCGTGCCCTCCGTACGGGGCACCCTGCTCGGACTGACCCCGCCCAGCGGCGGCGACGCGGGCGCCATGGCCGCGCTGTGGCTGGAGCTGCTGGTCGACTCGGGCGCCACCGCCGGACTGTCCGCGGCCGACGCGCCGGACGAGGAGCGCTGCTCCGACGGCACGGCCGGCTGGCTGGAGCGCTTCCAGACCGCCCGGTACAGCGGGTGGGGCACTCCCCCCGCACTGCCGAACCTCCTCGAACTCGTCGAGCGGTCCGCGGACCGGCTGCGCGCGGAACTCGCCGCGCCGGAGCGCGAGACGGGGCTGCGCCTCGGCTTCGAGGACGTGGACCTCCTCGATCTGGTGCTGTCCCTGGACCTGCCGCTCGCCGACCCGGACCCCGAGAACAACCGGACGCTGGGGCTCCAGGCCTGGGGCGACCACACCGCCCGGCGGGAACTGCGCGCGCTGTGCGCCGACGAGCGTTTCCGCCCGGTGATGTTCCGTTCCCTGAACGAGCTGGGAAGCCGCGCGACCGGACGAGGCGCCGTCCGCGCCCTCGCCCTGTCCCCCGGGAGCAGCGCGCTGCTCGCCGACTGGGTCCGCGAGGTGGCCGCCTCCTCCACGGCGGCCGCGTTGCCGGCGCTGCCCGCGGCGATCCGCTGGCTGACCTGGCTGCCGGCCGAGGCGCTGGCCCTGGCCCCCGAGGACGTCGCGAGGGCGGCGGCGCTCGACGTGGGCGGGATCCTCGCGCGGACGCTGCGCGGCGGACTGTTCGAGGAACTGACCTGGCCCGCCTGGGAGACGGCGGTGTCCGAACTGCGGCCGAGCGCCAAGGCGCGCGGGGGTCGGCGCGACCGCGGGCTCGTCGTCATGGACGCCTGGCCCCGCCTGATCGTGGCCAACTCCACGCAGGTCCGCGTCGTCGACGCCGACTCGACGGTGCTCACCCACGACCTGCGGGTCCCGCGCGGCGATCACTACCGCCTCGGCTTCCACCACGTGGACGGCGACCTGCTGGTGTTCTGGGTCTCGTACGGCGGCGCCGTGGAGGGCTACTGGTTGAGCGCCCCGAACGACGTCCTCACCCTCGATCACCCGGGGTCCTACTGGTCGATCCGCAACGAGCAGGTCACCCTGCCGCTGCCCGGTGGCGGCCGGTTCACCGGCCACGGCGTCCTGCACGCGGGCGACACCGAACTCCCGACCGAACGCCCGGTCCTGTCCGACGGGACCTCGTACTGGGTGTGGGACTCGGGAAGCGAGCCCGACGCGGCGGGATGGCACGAGTACGACCCCGCGAGCGGCGCCCTGGGACGGCGTTCGCAGCCCGCCTTCCTCGCCGACGCCCTGCGCGGGCACCCGGAGGGCAGCAGCCTGCCGCAGCACGCGGGCGCCAACTGGCTGCGGCCGACGCCCACCGTGGAGGGCTCGGTGTTCGGCGCCCCCGTGGACGGCCTGCTCGGCTGGCGTGTCGTGCACGTCCCCGATCGGGGCTGGCACGGCTCGGACACCGCCGGTCGCTCGGTGACCGCGGCTGGCGACCGCATGCCCCAGGGGGCGCTCAGCCTGCCCGGTGCCGACCGACTGCGCGTGCTGTCCAGCGACTGGCGCACGCTGACGCTCAGCGACCACGACGGTGTCGTCACCTCCCAGGTCAGCTCCGACCACGACAACCCGGCCTACTCCACGGCCACCGTGGACCTCCCGCCGCTCCCCTACTGGTACTGCCTGCGGGCCCGGGACACCGAGGGCTCGGCCGCGCTGCGGACTGCCGACGCGGAGACCTGCGGTGCGCTGTTGAAGGCGGCCGGCGCCGTCGCCGACCGGGACGAACTGCCCGCCCTGGTAAGCGCGGCCCTGCCGCGGATCACCTCGCCCGAGCTGATCGGGGGCGTGGTCGACAAGCTCCGGGACGCCCTGCGGCAGCGGGCGGCGCTCGACAAGGTGGCCGCCGCCCTGAACCCGACCACGGCGCGCGAGCCCGCGCCGCAGGTCGTACGGGGCCCGTCCGACAAGCTGGTGGCCGAGGCGCTGGAGGGGCTCGTCGCCGGCGGGCACCGGCGGTACGGCGGGGACTCCGACGCCGCGTACCGGTTCCTGCGGGAGCTGGCCTCCGTCTCCGCCGACACCGACGCGCGGGAGGTGCCCGGGCGGCTGCACTTCGACGTGCCGGGGCTCGCGCGGACGACGCTGCCCTGGACGGAACTGTTCCTCGACGGGGCCGCCGCCGTCGCCTACCGCGCGGTGGTCACCGGCGCGGACGACGCGCAGCGTGCGGCGCTGTGCGCGATGCTCGAAGAGGTGGTCGCGCTGGGCCTGGACTCCACCGAGGCGTCCGCCGGCCGGTGGCTGCGTGTCGTGGTCCACCTCGGCCGCAACCACACGACGCAGCCCGACGGCCGCGAGCGCGGGAAGTGGCACGCGAGCGTGCTGCCGTGCGGTGGCGGGGCCCTGCTCGCCATCACCGGCGAGCACGGCGACTCCACCGACGAGGGCCGCGAGTTCACGGCGCTGCTGCACGACCCCAGCGGTCGACTCGCGGTGCCGCAGCCGTACACCGCGCGCGGGAACACCCCGCTCGGGGGCCGGGGGCGTGGGGCCGGCTGGCTCGCCGCGTTCCTCGCCGCGGCGGCCGAGCACGGTGCGGCGCCGTGGTTCACGGAGGCCGCCGAGGAGTTCGCCCGCCTGACCGGGGTCTCCGGGCCCGCGGCCCGGCTGGTGCTCGCCGGTCTCCCCGACATCGACACCTGGGACCGGAACTTCCTGCCGGCCGAACTCCGGGCGGCCATCGGGGTCAAGGCCGCGGACTCGGCGTACGCCCGCGACGACCTGCGCAACCTCGACGTCGAGGTCCGGCGGGAGCTGGTGGCCGCGCTGCTGCCCGCCGAGCCGGCGCGGCTGTGGAGCGAGGGCCCGGACGTGGCGGCCGCCGCCGAGGTGTGGAACCGGCGCGTGGGCCGACGCACGCCCGTACCGGACTGGCTGCTCGTGGAGGCGACCCGCGCCGTCGGCGCCGGGTCGAGCCACGGCCACCGGTGGTCGGTGCACCAGGCGCTGCCCGCGCTCCTCGATCCGACGGTGGCACCGGAGCTGAACACCGATGTGGCGTGGGAGGTGCGGGAGAACCAGATCGCGCCCCGCGAGCCCGCGGCGGCCCCGTTCACCTCCGCGGTGCTGACCCGGGCGATCGCCCTCTCGGGGTGGCTGGCGCACCGCCTGCCGGCGGGCGACCCGGTACGGGCCGTGCTGCCACCCGCGCTGACGGCGTTGCGACAGCGGCTGTCCGCACCCGGGTTGCTGCTCGGGATCGACGTCTACCACAACCCCGCCGAGTTCCGAAAGGCGGCGGGCACGCCGACCGAGACGGGCGAGGGGTACGAGCGCTACGGCGCGGTGGTGCTGCCCGGCACGGGCACGCACTGGTCGTACCCGGCCCTGCGGCCGGCGCTGCTGGACTCCACCGGTTCCGACCCGTACCTGCCGGCGCTGCGCGGCACCGAGCAGCAGCCGTTCGCCGTGGAGACGGCGCTGCGACTCGCGCGGGACCCGGGCTTCGCGCGGCTCCTCGCCGATCCGGGGGCGCCCGCCGCGGGTTCGGTGGACAAGGACGGGACCTGGTGGCCGCAGGACGCGGGCCGTTCGGTGCCGGACCTGGTGGCGGAGGCGAGCGCCCTGTACGGCCTGGGTGCGGACGCCGCCGTCCTCTACCTCGCGCTGCTCGCCATGCCGGACCCCACCGACCGCAACACGGCGCGCTGGACGGGCTGGAAGCCGGCCCGGTTGACGGCGGCCCGCGCGGAGCTGGGCGCCACCGACCTGGTGGTGACGGCGAGCCGCAGCCGCGCCGGACGCTCCCTGTTCCTGCCGGGCGGGTGGGCGGACATCCCCTCGCCGACGCTGCCGGTGGAGCTGTGGAAGCTGCCGATGTACGCGACGGCGTCGGGACGCAACCCGGTCCTGGGCGTGCTGGTGCCCACCGAACCGGCCGCGGACCTGTACCGGCGCGCGTGGGAGCGGGTCCGCGAGGGCGACACTCCGCGCTTCGAGGAACTGAAGGTGAAGCGCACGACGCGACGCCGGCGGTGA
- a CDS encoding DUF4132 domain-containing protein, translating to MAWLAAGEGYEIALVEGRVVARGSTKRQLKTLPKALREHPEVDRLRRLSEWLDRHVVACVAQVDAWMVSSLPVPTTLLARVWPDEAWQGALRDLAIVADDDPDEVGFLRDATGTGELKVVNLDGETVRLSPRTVTLPHPVLLPDLDDVRDFAAELGITQQVEQIHRATWQKPAGLAANATEVRDYAGGVFPSRFSLAARATGLGYRVSGGYATCKVRDAGGAVEAAVWIGEPYWEDESSTGGLNWHDAEGRAVRLDEVGPVAWSEGMRMAAALYAGRKIEEGGNA from the coding sequence ATGGCTTGGCTGGCGGCGGGTGAGGGCTACGAGATCGCCCTCGTGGAGGGGCGGGTCGTGGCCCGGGGATCGACGAAACGGCAGTTGAAGACTCTGCCCAAGGCGCTGCGGGAGCACCCCGAGGTGGACCGGCTGCGCCGGCTCTCGGAATGGCTCGATCGACACGTGGTCGCGTGTGTCGCCCAGGTGGACGCCTGGATGGTGTCCTCGCTGCCGGTGCCGACCACGCTGCTGGCCCGGGTCTGGCCCGACGAGGCCTGGCAGGGCGCCCTGCGCGACCTTGCGATCGTCGCCGACGACGACCCCGACGAGGTGGGCTTCCTGCGCGACGCCACCGGGACGGGCGAGTTGAAGGTGGTCAACCTCGACGGCGAGACCGTGCGACTCTCCCCGCGCACGGTGACCCTGCCGCACCCGGTGCTGCTGCCCGACCTGGACGACGTACGGGACTTCGCCGCCGAACTCGGCATCACCCAGCAGGTCGAGCAGATCCACCGCGCGACCTGGCAGAAGCCGGCGGGGCTCGCCGCCAACGCGACCGAGGTACGGGACTACGCGGGCGGGGTGTTCCCCTCCCGCTTCAGCCTCGCGGCACGGGCCACCGGTCTCGGCTACCGGGTCTCCGGCGGCTACGCCACCTGCAAGGTGCGCGACGCCGGCGGCGCCGTGGAGGCGGCCGTGTGGATCGGCGAACCGTACTGGGAGGACGAGTCGAGCACCGGCGGGCTGAACTGGCACGACGCCGAGGGTCGCGCCGTGCGGCTCGACGAGGTCGGACCGGTGGCCTGGTCCGAGGGGATGCGGATGGCCGCGGCGCTGTACGCCGGGCGCAAGATCGAGGAGGGCGGGAACGCGTGA
- a CDS encoding MFS transporter, whose product MSTAASTPAAGPRNETVIVFALSLAAMVVSMMQTLPVPILGLIRTDLGTSTANVSWVTTATLLSAAVFTPLLGRFGDQHGKKPTLVAVLGIMVAGSVIAALATSLPLLILGRVLQGAATAIFPLALSVLREEVRPQKLPGAMALVSGTLAFGSGLALVATGLLTSGSDADYRNAFWMATGFATLALLAVVFLVPATRHKTGGRTDFLGALTLGIALLLLLLPISQGHEWGWASARTLGSFAGAAVMTAVWVLVERKVREPLVDMRMFVHRPVLMANLAGILVGFGMFANFLGVSYLVQMPKALTGYGFDASILRASVQFLLPGAIVSLLASPVGGQLVRHRGPRVALGLAAVLGAVGFGWLALDHAHTFSVIGAGLVVGAAVSFGYAAMPAVIMSSVPHHQSGIANGINSISRSTGSAIGSAIVTTILASKTIEHLPAGVPALPAESGFTLTFGIGAVAFALVALISWLGLRSGHGPRVEEPVASSEAPLLKAVETADAV is encoded by the coding sequence ATGAGCACCGCCGCATCCACCCCCGCCGCCGGGCCCCGGAACGAGACGGTCATCGTCTTCGCCCTCAGCCTCGCCGCCATGGTCGTGTCGATGATGCAGACCCTGCCCGTTCCGATCCTGGGTCTGATCCGCACCGACCTCGGCACCTCGACCGCCAACGTCAGCTGGGTCACCACCGCGACCCTGCTGTCCGCCGCCGTCTTCACCCCGCTGCTCGGCCGCTTCGGCGACCAGCACGGCAAGAAGCCCACGCTGGTGGCCGTCCTCGGCATCATGGTCGCGGGATCCGTCATCGCCGCGCTCGCGACGTCGCTTCCGCTGCTGATCCTCGGCCGGGTCCTCCAGGGCGCGGCCACCGCGATCTTCCCGCTGGCCCTGTCCGTCCTGCGCGAAGAGGTCCGGCCCCAGAAACTGCCGGGTGCCATGGCCCTGGTCAGCGGCACGCTCGCGTTCGGCAGCGGCCTCGCGCTCGTCGCCACCGGCCTGCTCACCTCCGGCTCCGACGCCGACTACCGCAACGCCTTCTGGATGGCGACCGGCTTCGCGACCCTGGCCCTGCTGGCCGTCGTCTTCCTGGTCCCGGCCACCCGCCACAAGACCGGAGGCCGTACGGACTTCCTCGGCGCGCTGACCCTGGGCATCGCCCTCCTGCTGCTCCTGCTGCCCATCTCGCAGGGCCACGAGTGGGGTTGGGCCTCCGCCCGGACGCTGGGGAGCTTCGCCGGCGCCGCCGTCATGACGGCCGTGTGGGTCCTGGTGGAGCGCAAGGTGCGCGAACCCCTGGTGGACATGCGGATGTTCGTCCACCGCCCCGTCCTGATGGCCAACCTGGCCGGCATCCTCGTGGGCTTCGGCATGTTCGCGAACTTCCTGGGCGTCTCCTATCTGGTCCAGATGCCGAAGGCCCTGACCGGGTACGGCTTCGACGCGTCCATCCTGCGCGCCTCCGTCCAGTTCCTGCTCCCCGGCGCGATCGTCTCGCTGCTGGCCTCCCCCGTCGGCGGACAACTGGTGCGCCACCGCGGGCCCCGCGTCGCCCTGGGCCTGGCCGCCGTGTTGGGCGCCGTCGGCTTCGGCTGGCTGGCGCTGGACCACGCCCACACCTTCTCGGTGATCGGCGCCGGTCTCGTCGTCGGCGCGGCCGTCAGCTTCGGGTACGCGGCCATGCCGGCCGTGATCATGTCCAGCGTTCCGCACCACCAGAGCGGCATCGCCAACGGCATCAACTCGATCTCCCGCTCCACCGGCAGTGCGATCGGCAGCGCCATCGTCACCACCATCCTGGCCTCGAAGACCATCGAGCACCTTCCGGCCGGCGTTCCCGCACTGCCCGCCGAGTCCGGTTTCACCCTCACCTTCGGGATCGGGGCCGTCGCCTTCGCCCTGGTCGCGCTGATCAGTTGGCTCGGTCTGCGGTCGGGCCACGGCCCCCGGGTGGAGGAGCCGGTCGCGTCGAGCGAGGCACCCCTGCTGAAGGCGGTGGAGACGGCCGACGCCGTCTGA
- a CDS encoding MarR family winged helix-turn-helix transcriptional regulator, whose amino-acid sequence MSATAAATSQGPTKLQLLELLAAIGTAQWRDFATAAARHGLTSTQAKVLAQLEGPVPMRGLATLLACDASNVTGIVDRLEARELVRREPSPADRRVKHVVATDAGRETIRRVREEMQATHGALDALDQAESATLYALLERLRPTLEKDA is encoded by the coding sequence ATGAGCGCCACCGCCGCGGCCACCTCGCAGGGCCCCACCAAACTGCAACTCCTTGAACTGTTGGCTGCCATCGGCACCGCCCAATGGCGCGACTTCGCCACCGCCGCCGCCCGGCACGGACTCACGTCCACGCAGGCCAAGGTCCTGGCCCAGCTGGAGGGTCCGGTGCCGATGCGCGGGCTGGCCACCCTGCTCGCCTGCGACGCGTCCAACGTCACCGGCATCGTGGACCGGCTGGAGGCGCGGGAGCTGGTGCGACGCGAGCCGTCCCCGGCGGACCGCCGGGTGAAGCACGTGGTGGCGACCGACGCGGGTCGCGAGACCATCCGCCGCGTGCGCGAGGAGATGCAGGCCACGCACGGAGCGCTGGACGCGCTGGACCAGGCGGAGAGCGCGACGCTCTACGCCCTGCTGGAGCGCCTGCGCCCCACGCTGGAGAAGGACGCCTGA